The genomic DNA CAGGAGCTCGTCGGGCTGCGAGCGCAGCCGGGCCACGCCGTGCTGCTGACCGGAGCGGTCGACCCCGACCACCACGCGGATCTCCTGGGCCGCCGGGTGGGCCGCCACCAGGGCCGCGGCCTCGTCGGCGTCCTCGGGCAGCTCGACGTCGGTGCCCGAGGGCAGGAAGGTCCGCACCGCGGCCACGGCGGTGCCGAACACGCCGTCGGGCCACTCGATCCCGTCGAGGTCGGACAGCAGGTCACCGGTGCCGACGAAGGTGTCTTGCTCGATCGCGGTGAGCGCTCCGGGCGCCGCTCCGTCCGCCGTGGTCCGCAGGCCCAGCGAACGGGCGAGGTCGGGCTCGGCGGCGGCGAGCTCGTCGGTCTCGACGAGCGCGAAGAGCCGCGGCGGCCCCTCCCAGCCGGCGTCAGCCACGTGGTGCTCCAGCTCGACCAGCGCGGCGACCAGCGCCTCGCGGCGGTCGTCGGCGCCGAGAGACGGGCCGGAGGGGGTGGGCGGGGTGGACGCAGGCATCAGGACCTCACGGGGTTCGAGGAGCGGGGCCGGCCGGGGCGGCCCGAGGCGGGAGCAGGGGGTCAG from Microlunatus sagamiharensis includes the following:
- a CDS encoding PPA1309 family protein; its protein translation is MPASTPPTPSGPSLGADDRREALVAALVELEHHVADAGWEGPPRLFALVETDELAAAEPDLARSLGLRTTADGAAPGALTAIEQDTFVGTGDLLSDLDGIEWPDGVFGTAVAAVRTFLPSGTDVELPEDADEAAALVAAHPAAQEIRVVVGVDRSGQQHGVARLRSQPDELLGGTDLVPGLASALAHTLG